The Acidobacteriota bacterium genome segment ACACGTTCTGCACCGTCAAGGGGCAGGAGCCGACGCCGGCGACTATGAAGGGCCTCTTTGACGCCCACGCCGCCGAGATCAAGACCGGCTTCGAGCTGGCCGGCAACCCCGAGCTCTATGAGCCCTTCATGGAGCAGATGAAGACCGCCGAATGGGTCGACACGACCATGCCCGTCGGCGATGTCCTTCCCTGGATGCTCTTCAAGTCCCACGGCCAGGTCAAGGTGGCCAGGAACGTCGAGTGGGCGGGCAAGGCCCCCGCTCCGGTGTTCCTCGTCCCGATCACCAAGGATTGGAAGCAGTACGAGTTCGTCATCCCCAAGGGCTGCGGCAACATCGCCCTCAGCAGCAAGGTGACCGACCTCATCCAACCGGCCGTCTGCAGCCTGTCCGTCACCCCGGCCCGGGCCAACGCCAACGACCCGATCACCGTGGACATGAGCGGCTCGCAGAACGCCAGAGCCATGACCGTCGAGGTCACGGATGCCCAGGGCAACAAGCTGGCCACCCAGGAGCTGACCTCCCAGTCGCCCAAGTGGCAGACCAAGTTCGACAAGCCCGGCGAATACACCTTCAAGGGCACGGCCGTCGGCATGGACAACAAGGCCGCCGACTGCGCCGCCGCGGTCAAGGTGGCGGTCAACTTCCCGCCCATCTGCAAGCTCTGGACCTCGTGCATGCCCTGCGAGGACTATGTCGGCCGGCCGATCACCTTCGACGCCTCCGGTTCGAGCGACCCGGACGGCCAGATCGTCAAGGTCGTCTTCGAGCTCCTGGACGCCAAGGGGAACGTCATCGACACGTGCGTGACGACCCGGAAGCCCTGGACCTGGGAAAAGGTCTTCACCAAGGCCGGGTCCTACACGATCAACACGACCGTCTTTGACAACGACGGCGCCCAGTCCCCGGCCTCCGATCCCTGCCGGCTGACCTTCGAGGTCACCCAGAAGAAGCTCTTCTGGAACGTCGGCGTGGGCCTCGGGCTCTATGCCGGCGGCAAGTACGCGAACGGCGAGACCGCTCTCGGCACGACGCAGGCCCTTTACGGCTTCCTGCGGGCCGGCCTGTTCGCCTGGCTCACGCCCGACAAGTGGAGCCTGACCGTGACCGGCGGCGGGGCCATGCCGTTCAAGGGAGACCCCTGGAAGTTCGTCTTCACGGGCGACGCCCTCGTCAACGGCCACTTCAAGAGCTTCTTCCTGGGCACCGGCCTCGGCGTCAGCTCGCCGACCCAGGCAAAGGACGAGAACCACAAGTTCGGCCTTGACATCCCCATCCAGGCGGGCTTCAAGGTCTTCGACAACTGGAAGGACTTCGGCCAGCTGTTCTTCGAATTCCGCATGCCCATCGGCCGGTCCTTCGACCACAACTGGAAATCCGGCGCCGGCTTCCGCTTCCTGTTCTGAGCCGCGCCGCGAACGCGCCTTCAACGGGCCGGGGAGCGCACGCTCCCCGGCTTTTTTTTGAGAAGAGGGGACCAGGTCTTCGCAAAACGGCAGGCCTGCCGTTTTGCGAGGACCTCGTCCCGGCGAAAAGCTGGCCCGGAGCAGGGAGGGAGGCGCGTGAATATCCGCCGACTATGATAGAGCTAAGAGGGGAGCGAAAGCGGGTTTAGTCGGAGAGCTTGCCGAGCTTGGCCAGCTCGTCGTTGTAATACTTGCGGTAGAGGATCTCCCATTCCCGGGAGCCCTCCTCGATGGGCTTTTTCTGGGCCTGGATCTTGTCGATGGCTTTCTTGTCGATCGCCTCGTAGAGGCGCATTTCCTCTTCGACCGACTTGACGATGACCAGGCGGACCTCGTTCGGGTCGTCCAGGAAATCGACCTGGTCGTCCTTCTCGAGGACGTTGAGGATCTGGCGCGAGAGGTAGTTGATCTTTTCCCGGGACAGGCGGTTGCTCACAGGACGATCCCCTTTTCGCGGGCCAGCTTCTTCTTGACCTCTTTGAACATCGCCTGGTACTCGATGTTCTCCTTGCGGATCTTCTCCATGTGCTTGCTCAGGAGCTCGCGGACCTCCTGGTCGAGGCGGTCCTCCTTCTGGAATTCCTCGACGAGCACGTTGGTGACCTCCTCGAGCAGGCGGCCCTTGTCCTCGACGATGATCTTGCCTTCCTTGGCCAGATTACGGAGGATGATCGAGGCCAGGTGTTCGATCTGGTTCTTGTTGAGCCGCATAACCCGGGTACTTTACACCGTTTGCGGCAAAAATTCAATGATCCGCGGCAACGTCGTCATAATTAGGCCGGCCCCGGATCTCCAGGCTCAGGACAGGACCAGGAAGGGATGGAGGAACGCGCCGCCGGGGACCGGGCGGGCCAGGGCGAGGAGGCGGCCGTCGCGCGCGATCAGGCGGGCCAGGCCGGCCGCCGTCACGGCGGCGAGATCGGGCAGGGGAGCGGCCAGGTCGGAGGGCCCGAGCGGCCGGCCGTTCCGGACGAAGGCCTCCGCCTCCGGACGGACGGCGACGGCCGGAACGTCCGGCAGGAGCCGTTCGAGGGGGATGAGCAGCCGCTCCGCCTCGCCCCGCGCGCCGGCGTCCTCAAAAGCGTCCAGGGCGACGGCCTGGCCCAGGCCGTAAGGGCCGACGCGGGTCCGGCGCAGCGCCGCCAGGTGGGCGCCGCAGCCGAGGCGCTCGCCCAGGTCATGGGCCAGGGAACGGACATAGGTCCCGGCCGAGCATTCGGTCTCGAAATCGAGGTCGGGCGGCCGGTAGCCCGTCATATCGAAGCGGACGACCGTGACCGGGACCGGCGCCAGGGTGAATTCCCGGCCGGCCCGGGCCAGCTTGTAGACCGGCTGCCCGTTGAGCTTCTTCGCCGAGAAGCGCGGCGGGGTCTGGAGGATCTCGCCGACGAACCCGGCCATGGCCGCGGCGACCTCGTCCCGGCCGGGCAGGGCGGACGCCTCCGGCGAGGCCGGGCGGCCGGAAGCGTCATAGGTGTCCGTGGCGAAGCCCAGGCGGATGCGGCCCTCGTAGACCTTGCGCTCCCTGGAAAGGAAGGGGAAGAACCTGGTCGCCTGGCCGGAGGCGACGAGCAGGACCCCGGTCGCGTCCGGATCGAGCGTGCCGCCGTGGCCGGCGCGCCGCGTGCCCAGGACCCGGCGCACGCGCCGGACGACGTCATGGGAGGTCGGGCCGGCAGGCTTGTCGATGACGAGAAGCCCGTCGCGCGCCACGGCTCCGCCCCGCCCTCAGCGGGCCGGCTCCGAGGACGGCCGGCCGGGATCGCCGTCGAGCAGGGCCTCGACGGTCGCCGGCACCTCGCGGACGAGGCGCTCGTAGGGGCCGTAGACGGTGAAGCCGGAGGCGTGGACGTGGCCGCCGCCGCCGAAGTGCTCGGCCACCTTGGCCGCGTTGGCCGTGCCCCGCGAGCGGAGGCTGATCCGGAAGGTCTCCGGGCCCATCTCCTTGAAGAACATGACCATCTCGACGCCCTTGATCGACCGGGCCAGCGTGGTGATGTCCTCGGTGTCGACGTCCCTGAGGTTGAGGCTCTCGGTGTCGCGCTTGAACATGCTGATGACGGCGATCGTGCCCCGGGAGTTCATGGTCAGCGTCGAAAGGACGCGGCCCAGCAGCTGGATCTTTTCGGGAGGATTGTTGAAATAGAGCTTCTCGGCGACCCGGTTGGGGCAGGCGCCCAGCCTGGCCAGCTCGGTCGCGGCGGCCAGGGCCCGGGCCGTGGTGTTGGAGAACTGGAACGAGCCCGTGTCGGAGGCGATGGCGCAGTAGAGGTTCTCGGCGATCTCCGGCGTCGGCCGGACGCCCAGGGCCGCGCTCAGG includes the following:
- a CDS encoding DUF507 family protein, whose product is MRLNKNQIEHLASIILRNLAKEGKIIVEDKGRLLEEVTNVLVEEFQKEDRLDQEVRELLSKHMEKIRKENIEYQAMFKEVKKKLAREKGIVL
- a CDS encoding DUF507 family protein is translated as MSNRLSREKINYLSRQILNVLEKDDQVDFLDDPNEVRLVIVKSVEEEMRLYEAIDKKAIDKIQAQKKPIEEGSREWEILYRKYYNDELAKLGKLSD
- the truB gene encoding tRNA pseudouridine(55) synthase TruB, which encodes MARDGLLVIDKPAGPTSHDVVRRVRRVLGTRRAGHGGTLDPDATGVLLVASGQATRFFPFLSRERKVYEGRIRLGFATDTYDASGRPASPEASALPGRDEVAAAMAGFVGEILQTPPRFSAKKLNGQPVYKLARAGREFTLAPVPVTVVRFDMTGYRPPDLDFETECSAGTYVRSLAHDLGERLGCGAHLAALRRTRVGPYGLGQAVALDAFEDAGARGEAERLLIPLERLLPDVPAVAVRPEAEAFVRNGRPLGPSDLAAPLPDLAAVTAAGLARLIARDGRLLALARPVPGGAFLHPFLVLS
- a CDS encoding bifunctional oligoribonuclease/PAP phosphatase NrnA yields the protein MAADPRELIARRIGASRRIAVTSHLRPDGDSLCTARALALMAGALGREAVVINRDPTPFPFSGFPDLAGIRIGQIRGADFDTVILLECADVSRSGQEALGGAFKVNIDHHYSNTPYADINWIDPEAPAVGEMVFDLSAALGVRPTPEIAENLYCAIASDTGSFQFSNTTARALAAATELARLGACPNRVAEKLYFNNPPEKIQLLGRVLSTLTMNSRGTIAVISMFKRDTESLNLRDVDTEDITTLARSIKGVEMVMFFKEMGPETFRISLRSRGTANAAKVAEHFGGGGHVHASGFTVYGPYERLVREVPATVEALLDGDPGRPSSEPAR
- a CDS encoding PKD domain-containing protein yields the protein MMKRPQSTLIVVVLALAVLTTMSFAQTTKLKRIGLYTFCTVKGQEPTPATMKGLFDAHAAEIKTGFELAGNPELYEPFMEQMKTAEWVDTTMPVGDVLPWMLFKSHGQVKVARNVEWAGKAPAPVFLVPITKDWKQYEFVIPKGCGNIALSSKVTDLIQPAVCSLSVTPARANANDPITVDMSGSQNARAMTVEVTDAQGNKLATQELTSQSPKWQTKFDKPGEYTFKGTAVGMDNKAADCAAAVKVAVNFPPICKLWTSCMPCEDYVGRPITFDASGSSDPDGQIVKVVFELLDAKGNVIDTCVTTRKPWTWEKVFTKAGSYTINTTVFDNDGAQSPASDPCRLTFEVTQKKLFWNVGVGLGLYAGGKYANGETALGTTQALYGFLRAGLFAWLTPDKWSLTVTGGGAMPFKGDPWKFVFTGDALVNGHFKSFFLGTGLGVSSPTQAKDENHKFGLDIPIQAGFKVFDNWKDFGQLFFEFRMPIGRSFDHNWKSGAGFRFLF